One Paraburkholderia sp. PREW-6R genomic region harbors:
- a CDS encoding multidrug efflux RND transporter permease subunit translates to MNISHFCIDRPIFASVVSIVITLGGVVAMLALPIAQYPDITPPQITIAATYPGASADVVANNVAAPIEQQVNGADNMIYMNSSSSSTGNMTINAFFQIGTNPDLAQVDVQNRVNLALAQLPSSVQSQGIQVQKKSSAFMMVIAIYSPSDRYDATYIANYANVYVLDALKRIPGANQSSIFGTPDYAMRIWLKPDRMAQLSITAGDVQRAVANQNQQFAVGRLGQSPTGTPVEQSFAITTTGRLSDPAEFENIIIRAASGAAAIVRLKDIGRAELGQKDYSIRSKYQGKPATVIAVYQQPGANALDVSKQVHATLARMKRSFPEGIDYSIAMDTTDFTRASISDVVKTFFEALLLVVIVVFVFLQSLRATVIPVLAVPVSIVGTFMGMLAMGFSINMLTLFGMVLAIGIVVDDAIVVIEIVERNMNVHKLSPRDAAKRAMDEISGPIVAITLVLCAVFVPVAFLGGITGQLYKQFAITIAISVVFSTIVALTLSPALAALLLKPVHHEKRGFFRWFDNAFARLTTGYSNLVKHVIKRFAVALMLFAGMIALAVVMMRTIPTSFLPPEDQGYLLGAVIMPDAASLDRTGAVSQQVTDYFMKQPAVSSVTIVDGFSLLDSQNKNNAGAFFIGFKSFDERYRFANIKTQNARAVLIDAYDNLSKVKEGIILPVNPPSIPGLGTTGGTEMWIQAQGDATIAQLAQVVDDFVAKAKARPELARVTSTFNASSRQLLVDVDRDRSETLDVPIDEVYSAMQTMFGSLYVSQFNRSSRLWQVILQAEPSYRLAPQDLGQIFVRSKTGSMVPLKAVVTSKYVTGPDLMTRFNNFPAVKVTANAAPGYSSGQVIAALDEVAAQVLPADYGVGWSGEAYEAKQAGGTSGLVFAFGLVMVFLILAAQYEKWSLPFGVLLAVPFALFGALLAILLRGLQNDVYFQIGLTMLIALAAKNAILIFEFAVLNREAGKSVHDSAVMAASERLRPIMMTSFSFILGCVPLAIALGASANSRHSIGTGVIGGMLGATVIAVFFIPMFFYVLESISEKMGGTKTPGASSGAGGQEPAPVVNPGPGGASIKPSARHEDD, encoded by the coding sequence ATGAACATTTCCCATTTCTGCATTGACCGGCCGATCTTCGCTTCCGTCGTCTCGATCGTCATCACGCTCGGGGGTGTGGTCGCGATGCTGGCGCTGCCCATCGCGCAGTACCCCGACATCACGCCGCCGCAGATCACGATTGCCGCCACTTACCCGGGTGCGAGCGCCGACGTGGTCGCGAACAATGTGGCCGCACCGATCGAGCAGCAGGTCAACGGCGCGGACAACATGATCTATATGAACTCGTCGAGTTCATCGACGGGCAATATGACGATCAACGCCTTCTTCCAGATCGGCACCAACCCCGATCTTGCGCAGGTCGATGTGCAGAACCGCGTGAACCTCGCGTTGGCGCAACTGCCTTCGTCGGTGCAGTCGCAGGGCATCCAGGTTCAGAAGAAGTCGTCGGCGTTCATGATGGTTATCGCCATCTACTCGCCGAGCGACCGCTACGACGCTACCTATATCGCGAACTACGCGAACGTTTATGTGCTCGATGCGCTCAAGCGCATTCCCGGTGCCAACCAGTCGAGTATTTTCGGCACGCCCGACTACGCAATGCGGATCTGGCTGAAACCCGATCGTATGGCACAACTCAGCATCACGGCGGGGGACGTGCAAAGAGCGGTGGCCAACCAGAACCAGCAGTTCGCCGTCGGCCGCCTCGGGCAGTCGCCAACGGGTACGCCGGTCGAGCAGTCGTTTGCGATCACCACCACCGGTCGGCTGAGCGATCCGGCGGAGTTTGAAAACATCATTATCCGCGCGGCGAGCGGTGCCGCGGCGATCGTGCGGCTCAAGGACATTGGCCGCGCAGAACTCGGCCAGAAGGATTACTCGATCCGCAGCAAGTACCAGGGCAAGCCGGCGACGGTCATTGCGGTTTACCAGCAGCCCGGCGCCAACGCGCTTGACGTATCCAAGCAGGTGCACGCGACGCTCGCCAGAATGAAGAGGTCGTTCCCCGAAGGCATCGACTACAGCATTGCTATGGATACGACCGACTTCACCCGTGCGTCCATCTCCGACGTCGTCAAGACGTTTTTTGAAGCGCTCCTGCTCGTCGTGATCGTCGTGTTCGTATTTCTGCAGAGCCTGCGCGCCACCGTGATTCCAGTGCTCGCGGTGCCGGTATCGATTGTCGGCACCTTCATGGGAATGCTGGCGATGGGTTTCTCGATCAACATGCTGACGCTGTTCGGCATGGTGCTGGCAATCGGCATCGTGGTCGACGATGCCATTGTCGTGATTGAAATCGTCGAACGAAACATGAACGTGCACAAGCTGAGTCCGAGGGACGCGGCGAAACGGGCGATGGATGAAATCTCTGGTCCGATCGTGGCGATTACGCTCGTCCTGTGCGCGGTTTTCGTGCCAGTGGCATTTCTCGGTGGGATTACCGGCCAGTTGTACAAGCAGTTCGCCATCACGATTGCGATTTCAGTGGTGTTCTCCACCATCGTCGCGCTCACGCTGTCGCCAGCGCTCGCCGCATTGCTGCTCAAACCGGTGCACCATGAAAAGCGTGGCTTTTTCAGGTGGTTCGATAACGCGTTCGCGAGGCTCACGACCGGCTATTCGAATCTGGTGAAACATGTGATCAAACGTTTCGCGGTCGCGCTCATGCTGTTTGCCGGAATGATCGCGCTCGCGGTCGTCATGATGAGGACCATCCCCACGTCGTTCCTGCCGCCGGAGGACCAGGGTTATCTGCTGGGTGCGGTCATCATGCCGGACGCCGCGAGTCTCGATCGGACCGGCGCGGTTTCGCAGCAGGTCACCGATTACTTCATGAAGCAGCCCGCGGTGAGCAGCGTGACGATCGTCGACGGGTTCAGCCTGCTCGACAGCCAGAACAAGAACAACGCAGGCGCGTTTTTCATCGGCTTCAAGAGCTTCGATGAACGCTACAGGTTTGCCAACATCAAGACGCAGAATGCGCGGGCCGTGCTGATCGATGCGTACGACAACCTCTCGAAAGTGAAGGAGGGCATCATCCTGCCGGTCAACCCGCCGTCCATTCCGGGACTGGGAACCACCGGCGGTACGGAGATGTGGATTCAGGCCCAGGGCGACGCCACCATCGCGCAGCTGGCTCAGGTCGTGGACGACTTTGTCGCAAAGGCCAAAGCTCGGCCCGAACTGGCGCGCGTGACGTCGACCTTCAATGCGTCGTCCCGGCAATTGCTGGTCGACGTGGACCGCGACCGGTCGGAGACGCTGGATGTGCCGATCGACGAAGTGTATAGCGCGATGCAGACGATGTTCGGCTCGCTGTACGTGTCGCAGTTCAACCGTTCGAGCCGGCTGTGGCAGGTCATCCTGCAGGCTGAGCCCTCGTACCGGCTGGCCCCACAGGATCTCGGGCAGATCTTCGTGCGCAGCAAGACCGGCAGCATGGTGCCGCTCAAGGCAGTCGTGACGTCGAAGTACGTCACCGGACCGGACCTCATGACCCGCTTCAACAATTTCCCCGCGGTGAAGGTCACGGCTAATGCGGCGCCCGGCTACAGCTCGGGGCAGGTGATCGCCGCGCTCGATGAAGTCGCCGCGCAGGTGTTGCCTGCCGACTACGGCGTGGGGTGGAGCGGCGAGGCCTACGAAGCAAAACAGGCCGGCGGTACCTCAGGACTGGTGTTCGCGTTCGGTCTGGTGATGGTGTTCCTGATCCTTGCCGCGCAGTACGAGAAGTGGAGCTTGCCATTTGGCGTGCTGCTGGCAGTGCCTTTCGCGCTATTCGGCGCGCTGCTCGCCATCCTGCTGCGCGGCCTCCAGAACGATGTCTACTTTCAGATCGGGCTGACGATGCTGATCGCACTGGCAGCAAAGAACGCGATCCTGATTTTCGAGTTTGCAGTGCTGAACCGCGAGGCGGGGAAATCGGTGCACGACTCCGCCGTCATGGCGGCGAGCGAGCGGCTGCGCCCGATCATGATGACATCGTTTTCGTTCATTCTCGGCTGCGTTCCGCTTGCCATCGCGCTCGGCGCGTCGGCGAACAGCCGGCATTCGATCGGCACGGGTGTGATCGGCGGAATGCTCGGCGCGACGGTGATCGCTGTGTTCTTCATCCCGATGTTCTTCTACGTGCTGGAGTCGATTTCGGAGAAGATGGGCGGCACGAAGACACCTGGCGCAAGCAGCGGAGCAGGGGGGCAGGAGCCGGCGCCGGTTGTGAACCCGGGCCCGGGCGGCGCTTCGATCAAGCCGTCCGCGCGGCACGAGGATGATTGA
- a CDS encoding efflux RND transporter periplasmic adaptor subunit codes for MSRNRLLPASAALAALALCAACHKAPTLPTAGPIEVTVERITQRDTPVDFEFTAQTQSSREVEIRARVDGFLDKRVYTEGQLVRAGQTLFIMDPKPFEAALQTAKGELAQQQARLGVTRANLARVIPLAAQNALSKKDLDDATGNEKQAEAAVIAAQGQVQTAQLNLGYTTIKSPLAGLSSFARQQDGSYVTAAASGLLTYVYQLDPMWVNFSISENELLRYRDQIGKKQLMFPASNDFEVTVLLADGTVFPARGHINFTNPAFSTETGTFLVRASFANPDGSLRPGQFVRARVSGAVRPNAILVPQRAVLQGAKSHFVWVVDNDSKAHQRVVEVGEWHGDDWFITEGLKPGERVVVDGAIRVIADAPLKITGTPSPDADAGASQSEAQHLAARESERVMSK; via the coding sequence ATGAGCAGGAACCGCCTACTTCCCGCCTCTGCCGCGCTCGCCGCGCTTGCGCTGTGCGCTGCCTGTCACAAAGCGCCCACGCTACCCACAGCAGGACCGATCGAGGTCACAGTGGAGCGAATCACGCAGCGTGATACACCGGTCGATTTCGAATTTACCGCACAAACGCAGAGTTCGCGTGAAGTCGAGATCCGCGCGCGCGTCGACGGCTTTCTCGACAAGCGCGTCTATACCGAAGGCCAGTTGGTCCGTGCCGGGCAGACCCTATTTATTATGGACCCCAAACCATTCGAGGCCGCACTGCAAACCGCAAAGGGCGAGCTTGCGCAGCAGCAGGCCAGGCTCGGCGTCACGAGGGCAAACCTCGCACGGGTGATCCCGCTGGCCGCGCAAAACGCGCTGAGCAAGAAGGATCTCGACGACGCGACCGGCAATGAAAAGCAGGCCGAGGCCGCGGTGATCGCCGCTCAGGGCCAGGTGCAGACCGCGCAGCTCAACCTTGGCTATACCACGATCAAATCTCCGCTCGCCGGGTTGTCCAGCTTTGCGAGGCAGCAGGACGGCAGCTATGTGACCGCCGCCGCGTCGGGTTTGCTCACCTACGTCTACCAGCTCGATCCGATGTGGGTCAACTTCAGCATCTCCGAAAATGAGTTGCTCCGCTATCGTGACCAGATTGGGAAAAAGCAACTCATGTTTCCCGCCAGCAACGATTTCGAGGTCACCGTTTTGCTGGCCGACGGCACGGTGTTTCCTGCACGCGGCCACATCAACTTCACCAACCCCGCCTTCAGCACGGAAACCGGCACGTTTCTCGTGCGGGCTTCGTTTGCGAATCCTGACGGCAGTCTCCGCCCAGGGCAGTTCGTCCGTGCGCGGGTCTCGGGCGCCGTGCGTCCAAATGCGATCCTGGTGCCGCAGCGCGCGGTCTTGCAAGGCGCGAAGAGCCACTTCGTGTGGGTGGTCGACAACGACTCGAAAGCGCATCAACGCGTGGTCGAAGTCGGCGAATGGCACGGTGACGACTGGTTCATCACCGAAGGGCTCAAGCCAGGGGAGCGCGTCGTCGTCGATGGCGCCATCCGGGTCATCGCGGACGCGCCGCTGAAGATCACCGGCACGCCCAGTCCGGATGCGGATGCCGGTGCATCGCAGAGCGAAGCGCAGCATCTCGCCGCGCGCGAGTCCGAACGGGTCATGAGCAAGTAA
- a CDS encoding YMGG-like glycine zipper-containing protein, with protein MQRIQRVAAGLVVTVLTFEAAAQQPIIYPAKGQSAQKQNTDTAECQLWAKQTTGVDPVAIAQQSGQPGAAPKQGGAVKGAAGGAAVGAAVGAIAGNAGKGAAIGAATGGAGGGIRQRRANQGAGQQQQAAQQQTSQQMVTFNRAVSACMTGRGYTVQ; from the coding sequence ATGCAACGAATACAGCGAGTCGCAGCGGGTCTGGTGGTGACGGTGCTGACATTCGAGGCCGCCGCGCAGCAGCCGATCATCTATCCGGCGAAAGGGCAAAGCGCGCAGAAGCAGAACACGGACACCGCCGAATGCCAGTTGTGGGCGAAGCAGACGACCGGCGTGGATCCGGTTGCGATCGCACAGCAATCCGGTCAGCCGGGCGCTGCGCCGAAGCAAGGCGGGGCGGTCAAGGGCGCAGCTGGTGGCGCCGCTGTGGGCGCAGCGGTGGGGGCCATCGCGGGTAACGCCGGAAAGGGCGCGGCGATTGGAGCAGCCACTGGGGGGGCGGGCGGCGGCATACGTCAGCGTCGGGCCAACCAGGGTGCGGGGCAACAGCAGCAAGCGGCTCAACAGCAGACGTCTCAACAGATGGTGACCTTCAACCGTGCGGTGTCGGCGTGCATGACCGGCCGGGGCTACACGGTTCAGTAG
- a CDS encoding lipid-binding SYLF domain-containing protein — protein MIQYLRLILSVPLFLFAVACSTNPTVANGGDPQLDAQARQALQQLFDNTPKAKDLQNQAKAVVVFPSIVKAGLLVGAQGGMGVAFRPDGSVIGYYRARGVSYGLQAGAQTFSEAMFFMTDAALADLTSGTGLSVGVGPSVVVVDAAMAKSLTTSTLQSDVYAFIFGQQGLMAGLGVQGQRIVKFDQ, from the coding sequence ATGATCCAGTACCTTCGGCTGATTCTCTCGGTTCCCCTCTTTCTGTTTGCCGTGGCGTGCTCGACGAACCCGACAGTTGCCAATGGTGGAGACCCCCAATTAGACGCGCAAGCACGTCAGGCTCTGCAGCAACTATTCGACAACACGCCGAAGGCGAAAGATCTGCAGAACCAGGCAAAAGCCGTCGTCGTGTTTCCGAGCATCGTCAAGGCTGGCTTGCTAGTCGGTGCGCAAGGCGGAATGGGCGTGGCATTCAGGCCGGATGGCAGCGTCATAGGTTATTACAGAGCGCGCGGCGTTTCTTACGGATTGCAGGCAGGGGCACAAACCTTTTCGGAGGCCATGTTCTTTATGACCGACGCGGCGCTCGCCGACCTCACGAGTGGCACCGGACTGTCCGTGGGTGTGGGACCGAGCGTAGTCGTAGTGGACGCGGCGATGGCCAAATCACTGACAACGTCGACATTGCAATCAGATGTCTATGCGTTCATTTTTGGCCAGCAGGGTTTGATGGCCGGTCTCGGCGTCCAGGGGCAGAGGATCGTCAAGTTTGATCAGTGA
- a CDS encoding response regulator, with product MGQLNSFVVVVDDDDSVSRAIRRLLRSIGIAAETFASGDAFLEVLSSVPSYHPDCVILDVQMPGLNGLEVQQRLAGSGIPVIFITAHDDIGVREQALAAGAVAYLRKPFNDDLFIRTVRAALEGGRAP from the coding sequence ATGGGACAACTCAACTCATTCGTTGTCGTCGTGGATGACGATGATTCGGTGAGCCGCGCGATCAGAAGACTGTTGCGGTCAATCGGAATTGCCGCCGAAACATTCGCAAGCGGCGACGCGTTCCTTGAGGTTCTGTCGTCCGTGCCGTCCTATCACCCCGACTGCGTGATTCTCGATGTGCAGATGCCCGGGCTGAACGGGCTGGAAGTCCAGCAGCGTCTGGCCGGCAGTGGCATCCCTGTCATTTTCATCACGGCCCATGACGACATTGGCGTACGCGAGCAGGCACTTGCGGCCGGCGCGGTCGCCTATCTGCGCAAACCGTTCAACGACGATCTGTTTATCAGGACGGTGCGCGCTGCTCTGGAAGGTGGGCGGGCGCCCTGA
- a CDS encoding response regulator codes for MTDSDSLVFVVDDDDSVRRALARLIQSAGYRIETFGSAHAFLDRMRADTCPACLVLDIQLPDLSGLELQRELHAALPIIFISGYGDIPMTVRAMKAGATDFLPKPVRDTDLLDAIGQAFERLAHTYSAHRELNAIRVRLGRLTPREREVMALVVTGRLNKQVADDLGTGEKTIKAHRARVMAKMEVTSLAELVRVVDKAGLAGTADTHASREVATVARERQSGPAR; via the coding sequence ATGACAGATTCTGATTCACTCGTGTTCGTCGTCGACGACGACGATTCCGTGCGCCGTGCGCTGGCGCGCCTGATTCAGTCCGCCGGCTATCGGATAGAGACATTCGGCTCGGCACACGCATTCCTCGACAGGATGCGCGCTGATACCTGCCCTGCATGCCTGGTACTCGATATTCAATTGCCGGACCTGAGCGGTCTGGAACTGCAGCGCGAACTCCACGCAGCCTTGCCGATCATTTTTATCAGCGGCTATGGGGACATCCCGATGACCGTGAGAGCAATGAAGGCGGGCGCGACCGACTTCCTGCCAAAACCGGTGCGTGATACCGATCTGCTGGATGCGATCGGACAGGCCTTCGAGCGGCTGGCGCACACGTACTCGGCCCATCGCGAACTGAATGCAATCCGTGTGCGTCTCGGACGGCTCACACCTCGCGAGCGGGAGGTCATGGCGCTCGTCGTGACCGGTCGTCTGAACAAGCAGGTCGCCGATGATCTGGGTACTGGCGAAAAAACGATCAAGGCTCATCGTGCGCGCGTGATGGCGAAGATGGAAGTGACGTCGCTCGCGGAGCTGGTACGCGTCGTCGACAAGGCCGGTCTCGCGGGGACGGCCGATACCCACGCATCGCGCGAGGTGGCGACAGTCGCGCGCGAGCGGCAGTCCGGGCCGGCGCGCTAA
- a CDS encoding ATP-binding protein, which yields MSIVIPVTVVLETLAISWLLTVLALRRRTTTSIARHKPPRLLARCAACVMLGLREMRARSSDMVRETRSIHSLAKAGWSRDTRETCAENPGIAEASGVPEEASQEAPTARHPMTERFRTLASTRVVEREPYVGDGPPGDVAAAQPFTVELRRGERYFRDALALLPFAILILREHGSIMMVNPQTAKLLGYECEEMIGQPVKMLVPDLLFDCNAPSVAEAPALRQSRGETPSRELFARRKDGTEFPVEVGLSAFRFDDNNVTLAFIIDRTDRYELHRNRQEVAHLTRVSTMGQLASSLAHELNQPLTAILSNVQAAQRFMANDPIDLGEVREILNDIVQDDFRASEVIRRIRAVVKKGDLDVAPLHLPGVVRDVILLVHSDAIVRGMSVTLDIDGDLPPVRGDRVQLQQVFLNLLLNAFDAMSNLPPLDRVVALTLRPENIGMVCIAVRDRGPGLTSDKLAKIFKPFYTSKPQGLGLGLSISRSIIDMHRGRLWAENNIDRGATFYVTLPADDTTATVHDELRYCP from the coding sequence ATGAGCATTGTCATACCCGTCACCGTCGTGCTGGAAACGCTCGCCATTTCGTGGTTGCTGACGGTGCTCGCGTTACGTCGGCGGACGACCACATCGATCGCCAGGCATAAACCGCCACGTCTCCTGGCGCGTTGCGCCGCGTGCGTCATGCTCGGCCTGCGTGAGATGCGGGCGCGCTCATCGGACATGGTGAGAGAAACCCGTTCCATCCACTCGCTGGCGAAAGCGGGTTGGTCCCGAGACACGCGCGAGACATGCGCGGAGAACCCAGGCATAGCGGAAGCTTCAGGCGTGCCGGAAGAAGCCAGTCAGGAGGCGCCGACCGCCAGACATCCTATGACAGAGCGATTCCGTACGTTGGCTTCCACGAGAGTCGTTGAGCGCGAGCCTTATGTGGGTGATGGACCACCGGGCGACGTCGCGGCAGCTCAGCCCTTTACTGTCGAATTGCGGCGTGGTGAGCGTTACTTTCGCGACGCACTGGCGCTATTGCCGTTCGCGATTCTGATCCTGCGCGAGCATGGCTCAATCATGATGGTCAACCCGCAAACTGCGAAGTTGCTGGGCTATGAATGCGAGGAAATGATCGGGCAACCGGTCAAAATGCTGGTGCCTGACCTTCTTTTCGACTGCAACGCCCCCTCTGTTGCAGAAGCGCCCGCGTTACGGCAATCCCGCGGCGAGACGCCTTCGCGCGAATTGTTCGCGCGGCGCAAGGACGGCACGGAGTTTCCCGTGGAAGTGGGGTTGAGTGCATTTCGCTTTGACGACAATAACGTAACGCTCGCTTTCATCATCGACCGGACAGATCGTTATGAGTTACACCGCAACCGTCAGGAAGTTGCGCATCTGACGCGCGTGTCCACCATGGGCCAGCTGGCCTCATCACTGGCCCATGAGTTGAATCAGCCGCTTACCGCAATACTGAGCAACGTGCAGGCCGCGCAGCGGTTCATGGCCAACGATCCAATCGATCTGGGTGAGGTCCGGGAGATTCTGAATGACATCGTTCAGGATGACTTCCGCGCAAGCGAAGTGATCCGGCGCATTCGTGCAGTCGTCAAGAAAGGCGATCTGGATGTCGCCCCGCTTCACCTCCCAGGCGTGGTCCGTGATGTCATCCTTCTGGTGCACAGCGACGCGATTGTGCGCGGAATGAGCGTGACACTCGACATCGACGGCGATCTGCCACCCGTGCGTGGCGACAGGGTGCAACTGCAGCAGGTCTTTCTGAATCTTCTGCTTAATGCATTCGATGCGATGAGCAATCTACCGCCACTTGATCGTGTGGTTGCGCTCACGCTGCGGCCCGAGAATATTGGCATGGTCTGCATCGCTGTTCGCGATCGTGGACCCGGATTGACCTCCGACAAACTCGCCAAGATTTTCAAACCGTTCTATACGTCAAAACCCCAGGGACTCGGTTTGGGATTGTCGATTAGCCGCTCCATCATCGACATGCACCGTGGGCGACTCTGGGCCGAAAACAACATCGATCGAGGCGCGACGTTCTACGTCACCCTGCCCGCAGATGATACGACTGCGACGGTGCACGACGAGTTGCGATACTGCCCATGA
- a CDS encoding aspartate/glutamate racemase family protein has protein sequence MKLLIVNPNISSSVTHLIEAEARRVALADTQIEMATAASGVAYIETRFEALLGAHAVAHIAGERKGAYDALLVAAFGDPGLLELREVLDVPVVGMTEAALMTAAQLGQRIGIIAISRRITAWYRECVDRYGMLGRLAGIRHLDRPLRDPGMVQEDHGEHLIELSHRAVEEDGADVLILAGAPLAGLARSVADRLPVPVLDGVSSGVCQAQALTRLATARAKAGSFAKLPPKPNAGLSGGLAALLMR, from the coding sequence ATGAAACTACTGATCGTCAACCCGAACATCTCGTCGAGCGTCACGCACCTGATTGAAGCCGAAGCGCGCCGCGTCGCGTTAGCCGATACACAGATCGAGATGGCGACGGCGGCGAGCGGTGTCGCCTACATCGAGACCCGTTTCGAGGCGCTGTTGGGCGCGCACGCGGTTGCGCACATCGCCGGCGAGCGCAAGGGCGCCTACGACGCGCTGCTGGTCGCGGCGTTCGGCGACCCGGGCCTGCTCGAATTGCGCGAAGTGCTCGATGTGCCGGTCGTCGGCATGACCGAAGCGGCGCTGATGACCGCCGCGCAACTCGGTCAGCGGATCGGCATCATTGCGATTTCGCGGCGAATCACCGCCTGGTATCGGGAATGTGTGGACCGTTACGGCATGCTCGGCCGACTGGCCGGCATCCGCCATCTCGACCGGCCGCTTCGCGATCCCGGTATGGTCCAGGAAGATCACGGGGAGCATCTGATCGAATTGAGTCATCGGGCAGTGGAGGAAGATGGTGCCGACGTGCTGATTCTGGCGGGTGCGCCGCTAGCCGGATTGGCGCGCAGCGTGGCGGACCGGCTGCCGGTCCCGGTGCTCGACGGGGTATCGAGCGGAGTATGTCAGGCGCAGGCATTGACGCGGCTCGCCACCGCGCGCGCGAAAGCCGGCAGTTTCGCGAAGTTGCCGCCCAAGCCCAACGCCGGGCTATCAGGCGGGTTGGCCGCGTTGCTGATGAGGTGA
- a CDS encoding GntR family transcriptional regulator: MALTQNRRWSFEEASVLTEKLSPRSGKARPAAQILEAESHSDPIYERILMAVMEHRLIPGTKLVEEKLASVFKVNRTRIRKVLARLTHEGIVTTIPNRGAYIASPSVQDARHIFQARRILEPALIRSLVERGSAEDFRRLHAHVAKERAAREKGDKHAVIRLSGEFHLLIAEMVASPPLTKLMRELASLTCLIILLFDSPNVPACPNHEHTEIVGLMERGELEAAIAAAVGHLDHIEATLDLSLPEDTEVDLNAIFG, encoded by the coding sequence ATGGCATTGACACAAAACCGCCGTTGGTCATTCGAGGAAGCCAGTGTGTTAACTGAGAAACTCTCCCCACGCTCGGGTAAGGCGCGGCCCGCCGCGCAGATCCTGGAAGCGGAAAGCCACTCCGATCCGATCTACGAGCGCATCCTCATGGCTGTCATGGAGCACCGGCTGATTCCGGGCACCAAGCTCGTCGAGGAGAAGCTTGCCAGCGTGTTCAAGGTGAACCGCACGCGCATCCGCAAGGTGCTGGCGCGGCTCACGCATGAAGGCATCGTCACTACGATCCCGAATCGCGGCGCGTACATCGCCAGTCCGTCCGTGCAGGACGCGCGCCATATCTTCCAGGCGCGGCGAATTCTGGAGCCCGCGCTGATCCGCAGCCTGGTTGAACGCGGCAGCGCTGAGGATTTCCGGCGCCTTCACGCGCATGTCGCCAAGGAGCGCGCGGCGCGCGAGAAAGGCGACAAGCATGCGGTGATTCGCCTGTCGGGTGAGTTTCATTTGCTGATCGCCGAAATGGTGGCAAGCCCGCCGCTCACCAAGCTGATGCGCGAACTTGCGTCGCTGACCTGTCTCATCATCCTGCTGTTCGATTCGCCGAATGTTCCGGCTTGTCCCAATCACGAGCACACGGAAATCGTGGGGCTCATGGAAAGGGGTGAACTGGAGGCGGCGATCGCGGCAGCGGTGGGTCACCTCGATCACATCGAGGCGACGCTGGATCTCTCCTTGCCTGAAGACACCGAGGTCGATCTGAACGCGATCTTCGGATGA
- a CDS encoding ABC transporter substrate-binding protein, translated as MQFVRPSLAALKRAARVLLAPIMVATALAPAVGLAKEAEPINLGYAKCAHCTPLSLTPQYATGVKLTATSFNTGNDVLTALLSKSIDVAQVTYLHYVTALDKGFKVVGISGQINGGSQVLVANDLPVQPGDWDGLKKLIMQYKKDGKPFRVAASRGNAQDIHMRGAFLTHGIDINKDVQFVNIPNPSDHVQALRRGEVELITSVEPFATQIREVKAAKFFAFPYDQAAGKLTNLIVTRPDVIESNPQGVLETVRAIVKVDDLMAANKPLFVDTIQKVTGLDKTIAAGAVDNLYPDYKMYRASAVSIAKMMHDLRYVNSDVSDAVQKNLDYSFLEKVTGKPKTELGY; from the coding sequence ATGCAATTTGTCCGACCGTCTCTCGCTGCCCTGAAGCGCGCTGCCCGCGTGTTGCTCGCACCCATCATGGTTGCCACCGCGTTAGCGCCGGCGGTCGGCCTCGCCAAGGAGGCCGAGCCGATCAATCTTGGCTACGCCAAATGCGCGCACTGTACGCCCTTGTCTTTGACCCCGCAGTACGCCACCGGCGTCAAACTCACGGCGACCTCGTTCAACACAGGCAACGACGTGCTCACTGCGCTGCTCTCGAAGAGCATCGATGTCGCGCAGGTCACCTATCTGCACTATGTCACCGCGCTCGACAAGGGCTTCAAGGTGGTCGGCATCTCCGGCCAGATCAATGGCGGCTCGCAGGTGCTGGTCGCCAACGATCTGCCGGTGCAACCGGGCGACTGGGACGGCCTGAAGAAACTCATCATGCAATACAAGAAAGACGGCAAGCCGTTTCGCGTCGCCGCGTCGCGCGGCAACGCGCAGGACATTCACATGCGCGGCGCGTTTCTCACGCACGGCATCGACATCAACAAGGATGTGCAGTTCGTCAACATTCCGAACCCTTCGGACCACGTACAGGCGCTACGCCGTGGCGAAGTCGAGCTGATCACGTCGGTCGAGCCGTTCGCCACGCAAATCCGCGAGGTCAAGGCGGCCAAATTCTTTGCGTTTCCGTACGACCAGGCAGCCGGCAAGCTGACCAATCTCATCGTCACGCGCCCGGATGTGATCGAGAGCAATCCGCAAGGCGTGCTGGAAACCGTGCGCGCGATCGTTAAGGTGGACGACTTGATGGCCGCCAACAAACCGCTTTTCGTCGACACGATCCAGAAGGTGACGGGGCTCGACAAGACCATCGCTGCCGGGGCGGTCGACAATCTGTATCCGGACTACAAGATGTACCGCGCGTCCGCCGTGTCGATTGCGAAGATGATGCACGACTTGAGGTACGTGAACTCGGATGTCAGCGATGCCGTACAGAAAAATCTCGACTACAGCTTCCTCGAGAAGGTGACCGGCAAACCCAAGACCGAACTCGGTTACTGA